A region from the Acyrthosiphon pisum isolate AL4f chromosome A1, pea_aphid_22Mar2018_4r6ur, whole genome shotgun sequence genome encodes:
- the LOC100572430 gene encoding uncharacterized protein LOC100572430, with translation MVEDKILYTFRGWLAFVAFMDLGVTFRSFFENKCIIGTQTNLQADEHFIHEELTLPRVLGMFSLLKALCLIHCSLFIHYKPMVSIGAMSMVLSIVLYLSEAIHYRSTTLNFFIVFPSILNGLTLIGLYLIVRKINKPPSECVEENVEMLMSKLKYQKNKKYICKKK, from the exons ATGGTGGAAGACAAAATCCTTTACACTTTCCGGGGGTGGTTGGCATTTGTGGCTTTCATGGACCTCGGCGTAACGTTTCGAtcgttttttgaaaacaaatgtatCATTGGAACGCAGACCAATTTACAGGCAGATGAACACTTTATACACG AGGAATTAACTTTACCAAGAGTGCTGGGTATGTTTTCACTTCTTAAAGCTCTATGTTTGATACATTGCTCATTATTTATTCACTATAAACC AATGGTCAGCATTGGTGCTATGTCTATGGTCTTATCCATTGTTTTGTATCTCAGTGAAGCAATTCATTACCGTTCaactactttaaatttttttattgtttttccaagtattttaaatg gTTTAACACTGATTGGTTTATACTTAATTGTACGCAAGATTAATAAGCCACCATCTGAATGTGTCGAAGAAAATGTTGAAATGTTAATG